TTGTTCTTGGGACCGGCCGGCTTGACGGGCTTACCGGGCTTGCCCGGCGTGCTCTCGTCCGCCTGCTCGACCGCGTGGCCACCGAACTGGTTGCGCAGCGCGGCGACCATCTTCATCTGCGGCGAGTCGTCCTGCCGGGACGCGAACCGGGCGAACAGCGACGCCGTGATCGCGGGCAGCGGCACCGCGTGGTCGATGGCCGCCTCGACCGTCCACCGGCCCTCGCCGGAGTCGTCGGCGTAGCCACGGAGGGCGTCCAGGTGCTCGTCGCCGTCCAGCGCGTTGACCGCCAGGTCCAGCAGCCAGGAACGGATGACCGTGCCGTCCTGCCAGGAGCGGAAGACCTCGCGGACGTCGGTGACCGAGTCGACCTTCTCCAGCAGCTCCCAGCCCTCGGCGTAGGCCTGCATCATGGCGTACTCGATGCCGTTGTGGACCATCTTGGCGAAGTGGCCGGCGCCGACCTTGCCCGCGTGGACCGAGCCGCGGTCGCCCTCGGGCTTGAGGGCGTCGAAGATCGGCTGGACCTTCGCCACGTGCTCGGCGTCGCCGCCGTACATCAGCGCGTAGCCGTTCTTGAGGCCCCAGACACCGCCGGAGACACCGCAGTCGACGAAGCCGATGCCCTTGATGCCGAGCTCCACGGCGTGCTTCTCGTCGTCCGTCCAGCGCGAGTTGCCGCCGTCGACGACCACGTCGCCGGGGGACAGCAGCCCCGCCAGCTCGTCGATCGTGGACTGCGTCGCCGCACCGGAGGGGACCATCACCCAGACGACGCGGGGGCCCTTGAGCTTGCTCACCAGCTCTTCGAGGCTGTGGACGTCCGCGACGTCCGCGTTCCGGTCGTATCCGATGACGGTGTGGCCTGCGCGGCGGATGCGCTCGCGCATGTTGCCGCCCATCTTGCCGAGGCCGACGAGACCGAGCTCCATCAATGGTTCCTTAAGCGTTGAGCCGACAATCGTTCAGGCGCGGGGCGGGCGGCGACAGTGCCGCGGCCCCGGCCCGAGCCTACGCCGGGCCTGGTGGGACGGCTCGATGACACCGCCCCGGCCGTGGCCGACGCACCGACGGCCCGGCTTGGCGCATGGTCAGCCCGACAGCCGCACCGGCATGATCAGGTACTTGTACGCGTCGTCGGCCTCGGCGTCGAGCGCCGGCTTTCCACTGAGGAGCGCCGGCTTGGTGGACGTCGTGAAGGAGAGCTGCGCGACCGGCGAGTCGATGGCGCTGAGGCCGTCGAGCAGGAACGTCGGGTTGAAGGCGATGGAGATGTCGTCGCCGTCGAGCTTCGCGTCGACCCTTTCCACAGCCTGTGCGTCGTCGCTGGAACCGGCTTCGAGGATGAGCACGCCCTGCTCGAAGCTGAGCCGCACGGGGGTGTTGCGCTCGGCGACCAGCGCCACGCGCTTGACGGCCTCGACGAACGGCGCCGTCTCGATCACCGCGACCGAGTTGAACTCCGTCGGAAACAGCGTCCGGTACTTCGGGAGGTCGCCTTCGAGCAGCCGCGTGGTCGTCCGCCGGCCCGCGCCCTCGAATCCGATCAGCCCCTCGCCCGCACCGGAGCCCGAGAGCGCCAGCGTGACCGTGTCGCCGCTGGTGAGCGCCTTGGCGGTGTCCAGGAGCGTCTTGGCGGGCACCAGGGCGACCGCGGAGATGTCCGAGACCTCCGGCTTCCACAGGAAGTCGCGGACCGCGAAGCGGTAGCGGTCGGTCGAGGCGAGGGTGACCGTGTCGCCCTCGATCTCGATCCGTACGCCGGTGAGCACCGGGAGCGTGTCGTCGCGGCCGGCGGCGATGGCCACCTGGGCGGCGGCGGAGGCGAAGACCTCACCGGGCACGGTGCCGGTGGCGGTCGGCATCTGCGGCAGTGCCGGGTACTCGTCCACAGGCAGTGTGTGCAGGGTGAAGCGGGAGGAGCCGCAGACCACCGTCGCCCGTACACCGTCTGTGGAAATCTCCACCGGACGGTTGGGGAGGGCGCGGCAGATGT
This window of the Streptomyces niveus genome carries:
- the gnd gene encoding phosphogluconate dehydrogenase (NAD(+)-dependent, decarboxylating), yielding MELGLVGLGKMGGNMRERIRRAGHTVIGYDRNADVADVHSLEELVSKLKGPRVVWVMVPSGAATQSTIDELAGLLSPGDVVVDGGNSRWTDDEKHAVELGIKGIGFVDCGVSGGVWGLKNGYALMYGGDAEHVAKVQPIFDALKPEGDRGSVHAGKVGAGHFAKMVHNGIEYAMMQAYAEGWELLEKVDSVTDVREVFRSWQDGTVIRSWLLDLAVNALDGDEHLDALRGYADDSGEGRWTVEAAIDHAVPLPAITASLFARFASRQDDSPQMKMVAALRNQFGGHAVEQADESTPGKPGKPVKPAGPKNK
- the dnaN gene encoding DNA polymerase III subunit beta, giving the protein MKIRVERDVLAEAVAWVARSLPARPPAPVLAGLLLKAEEGALSFSSFDYEVSARVSVDAEVEEDGTVLVSGRLLADICRALPNRPVEISTDGVRATVVCGSSRFTLHTLPVDEYPALPQMPTATGTVPGEVFASAAAQVAIAAGRDDTLPVLTGVRIEIEGDTVTLASTDRYRFAVRDFLWKPEVSDISAVALVPAKTLLDTAKALTSGDTVTLALSGSGAGEGLIGFEGAGRRTTTRLLEGDLPKYRTLFPTEFNSVAVIETAPFVEAVKRVALVAERNTPVRLSFEQGVLILEAGSSDDAQAVERVDAKLDGDDISIAFNPTFLLDGLSAIDSPVAQLSFTTSTKPALLSGKPALDAEADDAYKYLIMPVRLSG